A single genomic interval of Hydractinia symbiolongicarpus strain clone_291-10 chromosome 8, HSymV2.1, whole genome shotgun sequence harbors:
- the LOC130654827 gene encoding pre-mRNA 3'-end-processing factor FIP1-like isoform X2 yields the protein MRTFCRSYFAVKTELKINDSEQIKGTSNRDAEPSKEPKNEEEDDDGEFEESDDDDDDDNIQVHIGDVNTSATGAYGTPLSWKKEGTALGAVKAATLPTQGQKKIDVNTVGLINGQPIYEYDLDTEQDEKPWRKPGADISDYFNYGFTEDTWKQYCEKQRRMRLDSQRGPYTVTAANPVANAAQVEIEVLPDGRTRVKAGPPPDRKVEGSIHVLGSDADARRKQKEDELLALALGSSHVMAQPPFPGQRPLYTTLPNGAVVYNPLAGQQMLQPTSSKGETTGMTADSQNSSQGQQIQSIGAPSMMTSVMPPAFQYLPHGGPGLGGIQPVAGGSQIFPPPNMDNFVHPGMPSSGYAGQFGHSDSDFDSDGENRRHRSRRESSRHRRHRDRSDRDRSDRDRERSSRRDRDRSESRRSRDHSKSSSDRKRHSSRSVKTEENDSDRKSRTSRRNKQPSIEEEEQKPPKEAETVTIKQELKED from the exons ATGAGAACATTTTGCAGATCTTATTTTGCAGTCAAAACAGAATTAAAAAT CAACGACTCGGAACAAATTAAAGGGACTAGTAACAGAGATGCTGAGCCAAGCAAAGAACCCAAG AATGAAGAGGAAGACGATGATGGTGAATTCGAAGAGTcggacgatgatgatgatgacgataatATACAAGTTCATATAGGTGATGTAAATACATCAGCCACTGG TGCATATGGCACCCCTCTCAGTTGGAAGAAAGAGGGTACAGCTTTAGGTGCTGTAAAAGCAGCCACCCTTCCTACACAGGGTCAAAAGAAGATAGATGTAAACACTGTTGGTTTAATTAATGGTCAACCCATTTATGAGTACGATCTGGATACTGAACAAGATGAAAAGCCATGGAGAAAGCCAG GTGCTGACATTAGTGATTATTTTAATTATGGATTTACTGAAGACACATGGAAACAATATTGTGAAAAACAAAGACGAATGAGATTAGACAGTCAACGTGGCCCATAT ACTGTTACTGCAGCAAACCCTGTCGCTAATGCTGCACAAGTTGAAATAGAAGTTTTACCAGATGGAAGGACGCGGGTGAAAGCAGGTCCTCCACCGGACCGTAAAGTTGAAGGCTCTATTCACGTTCTTGGTTCTGAtg CTGACGCACGTCGAAAACAGAAAGAAGACGAGCTGTTGGCGTTAGCTCTTGGTTCATCACATGTCATGGCTCAACCCCCATTTCCAGGACAACGACCTTTATACACAA CATTGCCTAACGGCGCTGTGGTGTATAATCCGCTGGCTGGCCAGCAAATGTTGCAACCAACCAGTTCGAAAGGCGAGACCACTGGCATGACAGCGGATTCTCAAAATTCTTCGCAAGGTCAACAAATACAATCTATAG GCGCACCATCTATGATGACGTCAGTCATGCCACCAGCCTTTCAATATCTGCCACATGGCGGTCCAGGTTTAGGAG GGATTCAACCTGTTGCTGGTGGATCACAAATATTTCCGCCGCCAAATATGG ACAACTTTGTGCACCCTGGAATGCCTTCCTCCGGTTACGCTGGCCAGTTTGGACATAGTGATAGTGATTTTGACAGCGACGGAGAAAACAGACGCCATAGGAGTAGGCGCGAATCATCACGACACAG ACGGCATCGAGACAGAAGTGATCGTGACAGAAGTGATCGAGACCGTGAAAGATCCTCAAGAAGAGACCGT GACCGTTCTGAGTCAAGAAGAAGTCGAGATCATTCAAAATCATCTTCTGACAG AAAAAGACATTCATCTCGTTCTGTGAAAACAGAAGAAAATGACAGTGATCGAAAAAGTCGCACGTCACGACGAAATAAACAGCCGTCAATAGAGGAAGAAGAGCAAAAGCCACCTAAGGAAGCTGAGACTGTTACTATTAAGCAGGAATTGAAGGAAGATTAA
- the LOC130654829 gene encoding uncharacterized protein LOC130654829, producing the protein MEGNKGVTKDLLTFLRWGQNKVIWYKTSKVSGRTRVIEIWCKLCAKHKEKISNGLKGAAVKAGRLFTEKTNVVIKHNFDRHLAGELHKLAMDLEKEENGGTSGEQTGQGTKWKCAIESSIKTLARDCYKKLLRTACNFASTPSMPHKHFSVLVKYQRENGVRLVRGKDNDKTARKFIHTIADVIREKVASVISGKHFMAVQSDGSQARKTGNEKELVLVRTEKEGLPVYYMVSLLEMADFGGCDAESLKAGLDSVFENGNVPLDDYQTKLVSATADRANVNMGINHGALTMMAEEHPWLVVIHCVNHRLELANKM; encoded by the exons ATGGAAGGTAATAAGGGAGTAACAAAAGATCTTTTGACATTTTTACGTTGGGGCCAAAATAAGGTGATCTGGTATAAAACAAGCAAAGTATCTGGTAGAACGCGTGTAATCGAAATTTGGTGTAAACTGTGCGCGAAACATAAGGAAAAAATTTCGAATGGATTGAAAGGTGCTGCTGTAAAGGCTGGACGGCTGTTCACAGAAAAAACAAATGTAGTTATCAAACACAAT TTTGATCGTCATCTTGCTGGAGAGCTTCACAAATTGGCCATGGATTTAGAAAAGGAAGAGAACGGTGGCACTTCAGGAGAACAAACTGGACAAGGAACAAAATGGAAATGTGCTATTGAAAGTTCGATTAAAACCTTAGCACGTGATTGCTATAAAAAGCTTCTACGCACTGCGTGCAACTTTGCATCAACCCCATCAATGCCCCATAAACATTTCAGCGTTCTTGTGAAATATCAACGAGAAAATGGTGTTCGTTTAGTGCGAGGCAAAGATAACGACAAAACTg CACGCAAATTCATCCATACTATTGCTGATGTGATCCGTGAAAAGGTGGCGTCTGTTATTTCTGGAAAACACTTTATGGCTGTCCAATCTGATGGTTCCCAAGCCCGTAAAACTGGGAATGAGAAAGAGCTAGTACTGGTACGTACTGAAAAAGAGGGGCTTCCTGTGTATTACATGGTCTCTCTTCTCGAGATGGCAGATTTTGGTGGTTGTGATGCTGAAAGTCTGAAAGCAGGTTTAGACAGTGTATTCGAAAACGGAAATGTACCATTAGACGATTATCAGACGAAGCTTGTATCAGCGACGGCAGACAGAGCAAATGTGAACATGGGTATAAACCATGGGGCATTAACAATGATGGCCGAGGAGCACCCTTGGCTTGTGGTGATCCATTGTGTGAATCACCGACTCGAGCTTGCGAATAAGATGTGA
- the LOC130654827 gene encoding pre-mRNA 3'-end-processing factor FIP1-like isoform X3, whose product MVEEVVAAPDTVSHEEEEEDEKYLYDDNLESKEKDVVKEVNDSEQIKGTSNRDAEPSKEPKNEEEDDDGEFEESDDDDDDDNIQVHIGDVNTSATGAYGTPLSWKKEGTALGAVKAATLPTQGQKKIDVNTVGLINGQPIYEYDLDTEQDEKPWRKPGADISDYFNYGFTEDTWKQYCEKQRRMRLDSQRGPYTVTAANPVANAAQVEIEVLPDGRTRVKAGPPPDRKVEGSIHVLGSDADARRKQKEDELLALALGSSHVMAQPPFPGQRPLYTTLPNGAVVYNPLAGQQMLQPTSSKGETTGMTADSQNSSQGQQIQSIGAPSMMTSVMPPAFQYLPHGGPGLGGIQPVAGGSQIFPPPNMDNFVHPGMPSSGYAGQFGHSDSDFDSDGENRRHRSRRESSRHRRHRDRSDRDRSDRDRERSSRRDRDRSESRRSRDHSKSSSDRHPFGKCEYLILNNSALTKM is encoded by the exons AATCCAAGGAGAAAGATGTGGTAAAAGAAGT CAACGACTCGGAACAAATTAAAGGGACTAGTAACAGAGATGCTGAGCCAAGCAAAGAACCCAAG AATGAAGAGGAAGACGATGATGGTGAATTCGAAGAGTcggacgatgatgatgatgacgataatATACAAGTTCATATAGGTGATGTAAATACATCAGCCACTGG TGCATATGGCACCCCTCTCAGTTGGAAGAAAGAGGGTACAGCTTTAGGTGCTGTAAAAGCAGCCACCCTTCCTACACAGGGTCAAAAGAAGATAGATGTAAACACTGTTGGTTTAATTAATGGTCAACCCATTTATGAGTACGATCTGGATACTGAACAAGATGAAAAGCCATGGAGAAAGCCAG GTGCTGACATTAGTGATTATTTTAATTATGGATTTACTGAAGACACATGGAAACAATATTGTGAAAAACAAAGACGAATGAGATTAGACAGTCAACGTGGCCCATAT ACTGTTACTGCAGCAAACCCTGTCGCTAATGCTGCACAAGTTGAAATAGAAGTTTTACCAGATGGAAGGACGCGGGTGAAAGCAGGTCCTCCACCGGACCGTAAAGTTGAAGGCTCTATTCACGTTCTTGGTTCTGAtg CTGACGCACGTCGAAAACAGAAAGAAGACGAGCTGTTGGCGTTAGCTCTTGGTTCATCACATGTCATGGCTCAACCCCCATTTCCAGGACAACGACCTTTATACACAA CATTGCCTAACGGCGCTGTGGTGTATAATCCGCTGGCTGGCCAGCAAATGTTGCAACCAACCAGTTCGAAAGGCGAGACCACTGGCATGACAGCGGATTCTCAAAATTCTTCGCAAGGTCAACAAATACAATCTATAG GCGCACCATCTATGATGACGTCAGTCATGCCACCAGCCTTTCAATATCTGCCACATGGCGGTCCAGGTTTAGGAG GGATTCAACCTGTTGCTGGTGGATCACAAATATTTCCGCCGCCAAATATGG ACAACTTTGTGCACCCTGGAATGCCTTCCTCCGGTTACGCTGGCCAGTTTGGACATAGTGATAGTGATTTTGACAGCGACGGAGAAAACAGACGCCATAGGAGTAGGCGCGAATCATCACGACACAG ACGGCATCGAGACAGAAGTGATCGTGACAGAAGTGATCGAGACCGTGAAAGATCCTCAAGAAGAGACCGT GACCGTTCTGAGTCAAGAAGAAGTCGAGATCATTCAAAATCATCTTCTGACAG acaCCCGTTTGGCAAATGTGAAtacttaattttaaataattcagcactcacaaagatgtaa
- the LOC130654827 gene encoding pre-mRNA 3'-end-processing factor FIP1-like isoform X1: MVEEVVAAPDTVSHEEEEEDEKYLYDDNLESKEKDVVKEVNDSEQIKGTSNRDAEPSKEPKNEEEDDDGEFEESDDDDDDDNIQVHIGDVNTSATGAYGTPLSWKKEGTALGAVKAATLPTQGQKKIDVNTVGLINGQPIYEYDLDTEQDEKPWRKPGADISDYFNYGFTEDTWKQYCEKQRRMRLDSQRGPYTVTAANPVANAAQVEIEVLPDGRTRVKAGPPPDRKVEGSIHVLGSDADARRKQKEDELLALALGSSHVMAQPPFPGQRPLYTTLPNGAVVYNPLAGQQMLQPTSSKGETTGMTADSQNSSQGQQIQSIGAPSMMTSVMPPAFQYLPHGGPGLGGIQPVAGGSQIFPPPNMDNFVHPGMPSSGYAGQFGHSDSDFDSDGENRRHRSRRESSRHRRHRDRSDRDRSDRDRERSSRRDRDRSESRRSRDHSKSSSDRKRHSSRSVKTEENDSDRKSRTSRRNKQPSIEEEEQKPPKEAETVTIKQELKED, translated from the exons AATCCAAGGAGAAAGATGTGGTAAAAGAAGT CAACGACTCGGAACAAATTAAAGGGACTAGTAACAGAGATGCTGAGCCAAGCAAAGAACCCAAG AATGAAGAGGAAGACGATGATGGTGAATTCGAAGAGTcggacgatgatgatgatgacgataatATACAAGTTCATATAGGTGATGTAAATACATCAGCCACTGG TGCATATGGCACCCCTCTCAGTTGGAAGAAAGAGGGTACAGCTTTAGGTGCTGTAAAAGCAGCCACCCTTCCTACACAGGGTCAAAAGAAGATAGATGTAAACACTGTTGGTTTAATTAATGGTCAACCCATTTATGAGTACGATCTGGATACTGAACAAGATGAAAAGCCATGGAGAAAGCCAG GTGCTGACATTAGTGATTATTTTAATTATGGATTTACTGAAGACACATGGAAACAATATTGTGAAAAACAAAGACGAATGAGATTAGACAGTCAACGTGGCCCATAT ACTGTTACTGCAGCAAACCCTGTCGCTAATGCTGCACAAGTTGAAATAGAAGTTTTACCAGATGGAAGGACGCGGGTGAAAGCAGGTCCTCCACCGGACCGTAAAGTTGAAGGCTCTATTCACGTTCTTGGTTCTGAtg CTGACGCACGTCGAAAACAGAAAGAAGACGAGCTGTTGGCGTTAGCTCTTGGTTCATCACATGTCATGGCTCAACCCCCATTTCCAGGACAACGACCTTTATACACAA CATTGCCTAACGGCGCTGTGGTGTATAATCCGCTGGCTGGCCAGCAAATGTTGCAACCAACCAGTTCGAAAGGCGAGACCACTGGCATGACAGCGGATTCTCAAAATTCTTCGCAAGGTCAACAAATACAATCTATAG GCGCACCATCTATGATGACGTCAGTCATGCCACCAGCCTTTCAATATCTGCCACATGGCGGTCCAGGTTTAGGAG GGATTCAACCTGTTGCTGGTGGATCACAAATATTTCCGCCGCCAAATATGG ACAACTTTGTGCACCCTGGAATGCCTTCCTCCGGTTACGCTGGCCAGTTTGGACATAGTGATAGTGATTTTGACAGCGACGGAGAAAACAGACGCCATAGGAGTAGGCGCGAATCATCACGACACAG ACGGCATCGAGACAGAAGTGATCGTGACAGAAGTGATCGAGACCGTGAAAGATCCTCAAGAAGAGACCGT GACCGTTCTGAGTCAAGAAGAAGTCGAGATCATTCAAAATCATCTTCTGACAG AAAAAGACATTCATCTCGTTCTGTGAAAACAGAAGAAAATGACAGTGATCGAAAAAGTCGCACGTCACGACGAAATAAACAGCCGTCAATAGAGGAAGAAGAGCAAAAGCCACCTAAGGAAGCTGAGACTGTTACTATTAAGCAGGAATTGAAGGAAGATTAA